The Alnus glutinosa chromosome 7, dhAlnGlut1.1, whole genome shotgun sequence genome includes a region encoding these proteins:
- the LOC133872442 gene encoding protein SCAR2 translates to MPLARYQIRNEYSLADPELYRAADRDDPEALLEGVAMAGLVGVLRQLGDLAEFAAEIFRDLHEEVMTTAARGHGLMVRVQQLEAEVPSIEKAFLSQTSHSLLFSNAGVDWHPNLRTEQNLVTQGDLPRFVMDSYEECRGPPRLFLLDKFDVAGAGACLKRYTDPSFFKVEAASSTTATATAEVQREKKNRKMKKKGSRWRNGETPDVHLPSHAKLHQLFLEERIENGCSDSARLVKLKRRQLNGSPFNSKAGKSIMEKFLETPTPEQKVLHEIYVTSPMKLTKDDSSESGLEILEISTVSPGKKSPQGKESACSSPNAQEVVSIPYMDKFNAQEVVSKPYVDKFNGDVIGGEIVEVPGPADGVDTDDISSSALHNIAVDGELKTEGSVDGYHSDDLTSEIDNYMDALTTMESEMETENEYRSKNERGFLTVKKRGRDSDGNEENLQYQAQSSDSQSFGNSSASDCGNGSFKNNRSSFSDSDTLSSLAENTASSGDGAAKVFPSTETCAAESVDMPSSQLMDESMGIKSDELAVPNGTCIKADKIPDLGEASCSSCLTDSIPLLLPLDHGVHSSIDALLGPEVEEATFDSIKLGSKLSETDEIGENLAYSRAVGSDVPSQPMNDIHLIVSGESHLDGEDPNVVSDASLHLPDISELTPENKRSDNSLNKVLQTESADEDYSENLVGGIGSPHLSITPTEKPLLRSVLPEVEAGSDVVPTTCSLDVADQDDIVSKAGGSLMENGINSEDLTHMGETQKTQNVEVQQLSDLIDNNIAEVELDSAELGVPYSDEKSDVDDIPRAGDGKEVGMSTCNVDVVGGDAVPLEVPSNYQNYPCHEDHVNLDAVVTEPVIADESLSAASVTSINNDVNDVICLSPDLAFSPSRNHTNLQECHSGFADSHEKGKEFNEGTSPECLAETEEHKKVNQLEVAPADNPCKPVSSDHCNLKTFDNDHESSLAKQTQNSLSDDDVTTSPTYSGLSNQQPESKSHHQSHLFENSEDEVSSPTGYLPEAEAPSEKPLPFEADQADVERFQEDEAAYNSPKLQSEQIQYLNHVDQKRCEQIQSSNHFHEIGFGAPEFHPEHLLCQPSALEFLPQSAGLELDGSKQAMDPLESALPSFGLPPEAAQVNLEDMPPLPPLPPMQWRMGKAQNTFLTSQRDLVEASQYAFTPLQPLDDQKAQFGFPTIETQILQHQNPLLPIMPVEDEKSQQVSEQLASNLVQPIPFSLQVPTMVSDEDSQYNCLSLEGTQSMNPFLTSPAILDDRPEYGFLSLEGEKAHSSSIPFSPIPTIEYTALRHDPEPSQEKFIEPLNQFGPETRSEDKTLQPTQQNYSEGEWRNPFDTSMPPPNMEAEQPQHASPTSDGETPHVPGLVEKPNGNPPKIPRPRNPLIDAVVAHDKSRLRKVAERVRPHNGPKVDERDSLLEQIRTKSFNLKPAVVTRASIHGPNTNLKVAAILEKAKTIRQAFAGSDEEDDSDSWSDA, encoded by the exons GTTTGATGTTGCGGGGGCTGGGGCTTGTCTAAAGCGTTATACTGATCCATCATTCTTCAAAGTGGAAGCAGCATCCTCTacaacagcaacagcaacagcagAGGTTcagagggaaaagaaaaaccGCAAAATGAAG aaaaaaGGATCACGCTGGAGGAATGGAGAAACACCTGATGTCCACCTCCCGTCACATGCCAA ATTGCATCAGTTGTTTCTGGAGGAGCGTATTGAGAATGGTTGTAGTGACTCTGCACGTCTTGTGAAGTTGAAGAGAAGGCAATTGAATGGATCTCCCTTTAACTCAAAAGCTGGGAAAAGTATCATGGAGAAATTCCTGGAGACTCCTACTCCAGAGCAGAAGGTGCTTCATGAAATTTATGTCACTTCACCCATGAAATTGACCAAAGATGATTCTAGTGAATCAGGGCTTGAAATACTTGAAATCAGTACTGTGAGTCCTGGAAAGAAGTCACCTCAAGGAAAGGAAAGCGCATGTTCCTCACCTAATGCACAGGAAGTAGTTTCAATACCATACATGGACAAGTTTAATGCACAGGAAGTGGTTTCAAAACCATACGTGGATAAGTTTAATGGCGATGTCATTGGTGGTGAAATTGTGGAAGTGCCTGGACCAGCTGATGGTGTTGATACGGATGATATTTCTTCCTCCGCCCTCCATAACATAGCAGTTGATGGTGAACTCAAAACAGAAGGCAGTGTAGATGGGTACCATTCTGATGATTTGACAAGTGAGATAGACAATTACATGGATGCACTTACCACCATGGAATCAGAAATGGAAACAGAAAATGAGTATAGATCTAAGAATGAGCGGGGATTCTTGACTGTTAAAAAACGTGGGAGAGATTCTGATGGAAATGAAGAAAATCTGCAGTACCAAGCTCAATCTTCGGATTCTCAATCATTTGGAAACTCCTCTGCATCAGATTGTGGGAATGGTTCATTCAAGAATAACAGATCCAGTTTTTCCGACTCTGATACACTAAGCAGTTTGGCCGAGAATACGGCATCTAGTGGTGATGGAGCAGCTAAAGTGTTCCCTTCTACTGAAACTTGTGCAGCTGAGAGTGTGGATATGCCATCCAGTCAGCTGATGGATGAGTCTATGGGAATCAAATCTGATGAGCTTGCAGTGCCTAACGGTACATGCATTAAGGCAGACAAGATCCCTGATCTTGGAGAAGCATCATGTAGTTCATGTCTTACAGATTCCATACCTTTGCTGCTACCTTTGGATCATGGAGTACACTCGTCAATAGATGCATTACTGGGTCCTGAAGTAGAGGAAGCGACGTTTGACTCTATTAAGCTTGGTTCGAAGTTATCAGAAACTGATGAAATTGGGGAAAATCTAGCTTATTCTAGAGCTGTTGGCTCTGATGTTCCCTCCCAACCTATGAATGATATTCATCTTATAGTTTCTGGTGAAAGCCATCTGGATGGTGAAGATCCAAATGTTGTTTCCGATGCTTCGCTGCATTTGCCGGACATTTCAGAGCTGACTCCTGAAAATAAAAGGAGTGACAATTCTCTTAATAAAGTGCTTCAAACAGAATCTGCAGATGAAGATTATTCTGAAAATTTGGTTGGAGGGATTGGTTCACCACATTTAAGTATTACACCTACAGAAAAGCCGCTCCTTCGCTCAGTCTTGCCAGAAGTAGAAGCGGGTTCAGATGTGGTACCTACTACTTGTTCTTTAGATGTTGCAGATCAGGATGACATAGTTTCCAAAGCCGGTGGTTCTCTTATGGAAAATGGAATCAACTCAGAAGACTTAACTCACATGGGGGAAACTCAAAAGACACAAAACGTAGAGGTGCAGCAACTCTCAGATTTAATAGACAATAATATTGCAGAAGTTGAACTTGATTCTGCAGAATTGGGTGTTCCATATTCTGATGAGAAATCAGATGTAGATGACATTCCAAGGGCAGGAGATGGTAAGGAAGTTGGTATGTCCACCTGCAATGTGGATGTGGTAGGAGGTGATGCTGTTCCTCTTGAAGTTCCatctaattatcaaaattaCCCGTGCCATGAGGATCATGTAAATTTAGATGCTGTGGTAACTGAGCCAGTTATAGCAGATGAGTCTCTGTCTGCTGCTTCTGTCACCAGCATAAATAATGACGTCAATGATGTTATTTGCCTGTCTCCAGATCTAGCTTTCTCTCCTTCACGGAATCATACAAATTTGCAAGAGTGTCATTCTGGATTTGCCGATTCCCACGAGAAAGGGAAAGAATTTAATGAAGGAACTTCTCCAGAATGTCTTGCAGAAACTGAGGAACACAAAAAAGTGAATCAACTGGAAGTTGCTCCTGCAGATAACCCATGCAAACCAGTCTCTTCTGAccattgcaatttgaaaacatttGATAATGATCATGAATCATCTCTGgccaaacaaacacaaaatagtTTGTCTGACGATGATGTCACAACATCCCCAACATATTCAGGACTAAGCAATCAACAGCCGGAATCAAAATCGCACCATCAGAGTCATCTTTTTGAGAATAGTGAAGATGAGGTGTCTTCACCTACCGGCTACCTCCCAGAGGCAGAAGCTCCTTCGGAGAAGCCGTTACCATTCGAAGCTGATCAAGCTGATGTGGAAAGATTTCAAGAAGATGAAGCAGCTTATAACTCTCCAAAACTTCAATCTGAACAGATACAATATCTGAATCACGTAGATCAGAAAAGATGTGAGCAGATACAATCTTCAAATCACTTTCATGAAATAGGCTTTGGTGCTCCTGAATTTCATCCAGAACaccttctatgccaaccttcaGCGTTGGAGTTCTTACCACAGTCAGCTGGTCTGGAACTTGATGGTTCTAAGCAAGCAATGGATCCATTAGAGTCTGCCCTTCCTAGCTTTGGCCTGCCCCCTGAGGCAGCTCAAGTTAATCTGGAGGATATGCCACCATTGCCACCTCTACCTCCTATGCAATGGAGGATGGGAAAGGCTCAAAATACTTTCCTAACTTCTCAGAGAGATTTGGTTGAAGCTAGTCAGTATGCGTTCACACCATTGCAGCCACTCGATGATCAGAAAGCTCAATTTGGTTTTCCAACAATCGAGACACAGATTTTGCAGCATCAGAACCCACTTTTGCCCATCATGCCCGTAGAAGATGAAAAATCCCAGCAAGTTTCTGAACAATTAGCAAGTAATTTGGTGCAGCCGATTCCTTTCTCTTTGCAAGTGCCAACCATGGTTAGTGATGAAGATAGTCAATACAACTGCCTCTCTTTGGAGGGAACACAAAGCATGAATCCATTCTTAACGTCCCCAGCAATACTTGATGATAGACCTGAATATGGTTTCCTTTCTTTAGAGGGAGAAAAGGCTCACTCTAGTTCAATCCCATTTTCACCAATACCAACCATTGAATATACAGCTCTTAGACATGATCCTGAACCTTCACAAGAGAAATTTATTGAGCCTCTCAATCAATTTGGACCAGAAACAAGATCAGAGGATAAAACACTTCAACCCACTCAGCAAAATTATTCTGAAGGGGAATGGCGAAATCCTTTTGACACATCTATGCCACCTCCAAATATGGAAGCAGAACAGCCTCAGCATGCTTCACCGACTTCAGATGGAGAAACCCCTCATGTACCAGGCTTAGTAGAAAAGCCAAATGGCAATCCACCGAAGATTCCTCGTCCTAGAAATCCTCTCATTGATGCTGTTGTTGCTCATGACAAAAGCAGG TTGAGAAAGGTAGCTGAACGGGTTCGGCCTCATAATGGACCAAAGGTAGATGAAAGAGATTCATTACTAGAACAGATACGAACGAAG TCCTTCAACTTGAAGCCTGCAGTGGTGACAAGAGCCAGCATTCATGGTCCGAATACCAACCTGAAGGTTGCTGCTATTTTGGAGAAAGCAAAAACAATTCgccag GCGTTTGCTGGaagtgatgaagaagatgattcaGATAGTTGGAGTGATGCTTGA
- the LOC133872180 gene encoding uncharacterized protein LOC133872180 has product MESSNSDSSSNRVPLSEVVSECVKRWFKDTLKEAKAGDINMQILVGQMYYSGYGVPRDAQKGRVWMTRASRNRSSVWKVSDKHPGYNASDSDSDELKGDS; this is encoded by the exons ATGGAGAGCAGCAACAGCGATAGTAGCAGTAATAGGGTGCCGCTGTCGGAGGTGGTGTCGGAGTGCGTGAAGCGGTGGTTCAAGGACACGCTCAAGGAAGCCAAGGCTGGTGATATCAACATGCAGATCTTAGTGGGTCAGATGTATTACAGCGGTTATGGCGTTCCCAGAGATGCCCAGAAG GGACGAGTTTGGATGACAAGGGCGTCCAGAAATCGGTCTTCGGTTTGGAAAGTTAGTGATAAGCATCCAG GTTATAATGCGAGCGATTCAGATTCAGATGAATTGAAGGGTGATTCTTAA